The genomic stretch GTGACGTTTCTTGAAGAGAGACATATGGCCTTATTTACTTGcacctaaattttttttttaaaaaaaattctcatcatatcaaatcttacgacatatgcatagagtattaaggccttgtttagttcgcaaaaattttcaagatttcccgtcacatcgaatctttagtcgcatgcatggagcattaaataaagataaaaataaaaactaattacacagtttatctgaaatttatgagatgaatcttttgagcctagttacttcgtgattggacaatgtttgtcaaataaaaacgaaagtgctacagtagccaaaaaaaaccaaaattttgccaactaaacaaggcctaaatataaaaaataactaattacacagtttatctataatttatgagacaaaattttaaaaatagttAGTTcagtagacaataattatcaaatacaattaTTATATAATActcaaatccaaaaagtttttaatctaaacaaggcctatatggtGACGTCTAGAAATACTGGCCTGCGTCGTATATCTACCGCTATCTATGGCCTCAAACTATGGAACTTAAAACTGGTGTGTAATCGTGCGACCAGCGCTATCATGTGCTTGCGTTGGTGAAGCAGATAATGGCAGGCACATGATAGCGGTTTCCTACCTATGGGCTATGGCCCTGGCTCGCTGGATGCTAGGTGGCTTCTATCTTACAATGCCATTATTAGCACATAATTAGCACATGTTACGAGATATTAGTACATTTGAGAGCTAACTAAGGCTTAATAAGAAAAACTTAAAGTGCTAGAACATACTTATATACAATATGTAAATATAATAGCTACTTTTGTCGTATACATTTTACATTTCATCGTATGCAACAGTCTTATACACAACCAAACAACATATCtactacgccgatggatgaatACGAGCACTCGAACAAAGCTTATCTTGTATGAGTCTGGCTCGACCGGCGCTGTGCAGTCTTCACAACTACAATCAAATACAGGCGTATCACTTTGCCTAATCAGGACCCCATGACACGGCCAATGACGATATAAAGTTTAATATTCCTATTGATAACGAAAGCTAAAGCAAATAAAACATGGACCCAGAGGGCAGTCTCAAACAGAAAGACTAGCAGTTCAGCATAGAAAACATAATAGAGATGCAAATAAAATCCTAGGTAGCATGAACACCAACAACCATGGTTGTTGCGAAGCCTACGTGCTTAATCACCTAAACTGCTGATTAAGTACAGATCATCTTTCAAATAATGTGTTATCCAACGGCCCTCCAAGGTGATGTATATTTGAAACAAAACTCTCTTTTCCAGTTCCAACTAAACGTTGAGTATTTCACCCCGATCATCAAGATGGCACTGTAGATTGAAGGCCACAATACAACACGTCAGTTCTGAACACGTTTCAGTGCCATGAATGCCAGTTAACGACTCGAAGATACAATACTTACTGTATGTCGAAGTGTCAATCTGCTCAGGCAGCTCCTTTATGTCAACCTCAAACCTCTCCTGCACCTGTAAGTATCAGATACATGAATTTCTGGTCAGGATTTAGTATGACATAATATCATATACAAGTAAAAAAGAATCCATGTCAACGGTACAAACTTGATTGAGAACATCAGAATCAGATGCAGAAGAAACAAATGTTATTGCAAGTCCCTTGGTACCAAAACGTCCAGCTCGACCAACCTGCAGAAGTGAATGCGTCAAGAATAGCCAATAGAATGACTATAACAAACCACCACTTTAAGGGGTGCAACAATTACCCTATGCAAGTACGTATCAGCAGAATCGGGCATGTCGTAGTTcacaacaatgttgacacgctCAATATCAATTCCCCTACCAACCAAATCAGTAGCCACAAGAATCCTCTTGTGTCCTTCCTTGAAGTTCTTGTACCGGGTCAACCTATCAAGTGACGCTGTTAGATTGATTGATCGGAAAGGAAAACAACCACAAACTGCAAATGTATAGTTCACATGCATATGCACATAGCTATTCACTATACAAAATATACATTATGATAAAATCCACTCAAGATCAACTATAGCCAATGGTTAACATCAGAAAGATCACAAGTCGTAACTTGTAATCGTTAGTGCCTTTGGAGATGAAAAGGGATACTGTTTTTTTCCCTCAAACACACAGGAGAGCGGCACGTCTTTATTATATTACAGAGAGAGAAGAAAGGGGAAAAGAATGCCCATACAAGGCAGCCTAAATACCTCACATAGGAGATAATATTTGGCTGCTAGACCTCTCCGCTACACAGAAATAACACACAATCCAACCAGGAGACTCAAACTACATCTTCTATACGACCAGCAAAAAAACTGGATTATTGGAGTAATAGTGAAAATACAACAATACTTTTGCTATGAAGCCTGGATTATTCAATCCAAACTGGCGGCATCTATATTCACCAAAGTCGCCCTACAAAGCATTGTTTATCGGGTCAATTTCTTTTGAACGTTGTGAGCTACTCCCTCAATCCcaatttataagtcattctaagaatcttggagagtcaaagcatctcaaatttgaccaacattatagaaaaaaatagaaaaatttatgacatcaaatgatcaaatagatattactatgaaaatataactaatgaagaacctaataatacttagtatcataaatgttattatgttatcatataaatttggtcaaacttgagatgctttgactttctaaggttcttggaatgacttataatttgggatggagggagtaatttgGAGGACCTGGGCACCTAAGAGATGTCAGTTCTTTCTTTGGCTTGCTAGTTGCTACATATAACAGACGTTGGACAGCAGACAGTTGGCTTCCAGAGGTTTTTGCCCCATCCAGGCCAGTGTCCTTTATGTAGCCAAGCTGCTGAAAGCATACAGCACATACTATCCAATTGTGTTCTCTAGACAGGTGTGGCCGCTCCTTTTCCGTCGCTACGGGTTGCTGGATCATTCCCCTTCCTCAGATGATAGTGTTATGTGATTGGTGGATGAGTTAATACTTTGGTTTCTGATGAAATTAAGTGTGGCCTCAATTCATTAATAGTCCTCACTGCTTGGAATCTGTGGAATCACCACAATGATTGTTTTCAATGGGGACAACcctagcatccagcatgttgtTAGGAAAATCCTTGAAGAGGCACACCCTTAGCAGCCTGGGAACGGGAACATGACCCACGTTCCTGTTCCCATGTTCCATGTTCCAGGAACATCTACGTTCCGGAAACACGAATGTTCCCGTTCCCACATTATAAAATGATATCCCAAGTTCTCATTCCTGTTCCAGAATCAGAGATGGGAACATGGCTGCTATGGGCACACCTATGGGGCCTTGCAGGCACTAGAGGTCTTGCGCATCTAGAGGTTGCCAATAGCTATAAGATGATGGTTTTTGTTGGGTTGGATCGTGGTTTGATGTAAAAGGCGTGTTTGCTTCCGGTACGAGTTAGTAcgagtgtgtgtttgtgtgagCATGGTGGCTGtgttgtaatttattttttatctccTTTTTAATACAACAACGATACGGAGCTCTCCTGCATATTctacaaaaaaattaaaaaaaatggcACGAGCAACATTGTATCACCTAGAAATATAATGAGGATGGCATCACTGCCACCAGCAACATTGTACTACCTAGAAATATAATGAGGATGGCATCACTGCCTTTTACAACACAATACAGCAAGTTCATTGACATGTAAGCGTAACACCCCTCATATAAGGAAGTACAGTGACGAATGTGTTACAAGTTCAGCAAACAAGAATAAGGATCACCTACAACACAGCTAGTAGCTAACTGACCTTAAATAACACACGTGAAAAGTTAATCTCAGCATCGTTAAAACATGGCAATATTAACAAACTAGGAGGATTCTCCACGCGTTGCCGCAGGTATGAAGAAGGAatataaataggatagaatgtTAATCTCTAAGAATCAGAAGATGTATATGTATGGTGTTGGTAATACAACAATATATGTTAATAAATGATGTGGTTTACTAATGTGAATAGCTTGAATGAAGACATAATGGGATGTGTTAGTTGAAGGTGTTAGTGGATGCTGATGTGGACACTTTGCATGGTGAGATAGTTAAATGTGTTAGTGGGATGTTCTAGTGGATGTTGATGTGGACACTTTGCATGACAAGGGAAATAGCTAGTGgggtttatctttataagagatatagataaAGGGCCACAGCAAAGGAAGACAGAGCACATACCTCTCTTCCTGTGTCATTCCAGAATGTATGCAGATTGAGGGAAAATTGCACTCGCAGAGCAATTTGTTGAGTTCTGCAGCTCTACTAACACTTTTAACAAATATCACAACTTGGTTGAAGTCAAGCGCATCTAAAAGGTCATTCAATTTTCGGTTCTTCTCTGCCTCACTCAATTTGATATAGTGCTGGAACCAGAAATGAAAGGTTAGCACAAGATGAGCAGAACGAGAAAAAAGGGTGGTTCAACTTTcttataaaaataattaaaagttaccTGAACTAGACCATGAAGGGTCagtttagcctcatcatcaacaTAAATTTCCATAGGCTGTAAGGTAACAATGATAGATAAAGATATTAGAGTGCTGGAACCAATACAACTCCAGCCATTCCAAAAGGTACATATACATCAATTTATTCTGCTCATGTCAGAATTTTCTGCCTCCTGGAGCTTCTGTTATGCACTGAGGGTACTGGGATTTGACCATGCCAACAACATTCTTTGTGCTTCATATCAGAATTCCATCCAAAACAAAGCAGCTATGTCTGCATTGACCATAACATGGTACAAGCACCAGAAGCAGTTTGCATTGATGCAATGGAATCCCAGTACAAGTATAAAAATGTGGGTAGACAACTGATAAAACAAAAAAGACCTTGGGTCTACCATATAATCACCCTCCCAAACCCGATCCTGGCATTCTCCCCCCAAACGGTTTATGCTGACAACTGAAGACTCCATTTCATCACTGACAAATGGAATGTGTACAGGTGCCAAATAACAAACAAAGGACTAGATTGTCACCAAAGAACTTCACTATCCACGAAGTTTGTAGCTTATAGGAATTCATaggtggtcagcaaagcaaccaGCAATCCCCTCAAGCTACTGACAATAGAACTGACACCTATCATATTTGTGCATAACCACCCGGGGCAAGGGGAGACATAGATATGAGGAAGGGCAATTGAAATGAGTCAGGCCATAGGATATTACGTCTTGCATGAATCTCTTGCAAACAGGTCGAATCTCCTTGCTGAGTGTTGCTGAAAACATCATCACTTGCTTATCATGGGGAGTCATTTTGAAGATCTCCTGGACATCTCTGCGCATGTCTGGAAAATACATACACAAGTTATTAAGAGAACTGAATACTATGACACAGCGTGAAATGAAGAATTGGACTGGATACCATAAGGTTAAAATGGACTATAGCAAATATAGGAATTTGCCAGAGACAGCACCCTACCAAGTGATTCAAGCATCTTGTCACATTCATCAAGAATGAAATGCCGCACATTCTTCAACGGAAGGTCCTTATCTCTAGCTAGAGCCAGTATCCTTCCAGGCGTGCCGACCACAATATGGGGGCATTCATTCTTCAACAGATCCTTGTGGTTTTTTATGTGAACACCACCATAGAAAACAGCCACTCTTAATTCAGGCAGGTATTTGCTAAACCTCTCAAATTCATGGCAAATCTGCACGATGTTAAGTAATAAGACAGTCAGCATGTGCGGATAAGTTGAACAAATTTAAAAGTAAAGAACTGAGAAAACAATATGTACCTGGTAAGCTAACTCTCTTGTGTGGCACAACACGAGTGCCGCTACTTGTCCAGCAACAGGATCAATCTGCTGAAGAGTGGAGAGGACAAAAACTGCAGTCTTACCCATTCCAGATTTTGCTTGACAGATGACATCCATTCCAAGAATAGCTTGAGGGATGCACTCATGTTGCACTGATGTGGAACCAAACAAAGTTGGAGCAGCACCCCAGTAAGAAAAAAATCAACCTTGTCCCATTAATGGAAAGCTATACCATATTCTCCTCCAGCAGAAAATGTCAGAAGAATTTGTACCTGAACACCAGAAAAACAGGAATTTAACTACCATACTATTACAGGGGCAGATCAACAGGTTATTCCGCAAGGATAGATACTTGACCATTATTCTATGTGAGTCAATTTCAAAGAATGCCAGGTAAAGTGCAACATTTTTTTTACGTGAACAGTCAGTTTTGGTTGAATTTACATTTACCTGTTTTACACTAGCATGATTTGATAATTTTCAAATATAACATAACAAAGAAATGCAAACATAAGCTTTGTGTAAGATTATTGACGCAACAGAGATGCACTAAGAAACATATGCCCATGTTTTCCAAGTACACTAACACAGCAATAGCATGTGAAGGGGGGACTCACAAACCTATAAAACAACCAGTTCTTGTCTTAATGCTGTCAATTGACAGGAAACATATCGAGGAATTCTTGTGTTTGACAAAATCAATGGAAACTAAGGTACTAATATTACTCAAAGAAACCTTTTTATTCACAGGCATAGTTCTTAATGCGTAAAGGCGAGGCATGACATTGCGCCACCGCCTGGACGCCTAGGCGAGCATTTTGCAAGGCACTGGGGGGTCGCCTGGACGCCTAGGCGTCGCCTAGGCGACGCCTTAAGAACTATGTTCACAGGTATGGTTCAACTTCATATGGCAAAAGTTACAGTTTGTATAGCTAAGCAGTTAAAAGTGATGATATAAATTTTACAAAGGTGTTGCAAAATCCAATGATTGAACTAGAATAAGAGGGGACATGATACTGAAAGGCAAACAGCAACAATACTGGAAAAGATGCAACTTTTCTTGGACATTTGATTAAAATTGTTATGATTTGTCTTAGCCAACTTATGCATGCTAGCACTGAGCACCTGAACCAAACTAAATAATATTAGATTCCCAGATCATGTCCAGTTAAAACTCCAGCTATCATTTCAATAGAATTCAAACAAAGGTGCACAAAGCCTAAAGCAACAAGCTGCAAAACCATAGCCGCTAGGCTATGGTTGAACAAAAGTCACAATTAGATAGCACTATTGCACTTCAACAGAGGGCCATCCCTGGGCAGGGCAAGGTGAGCACCTACACAGGCCCCCAAATTCTTGATTAGATTAACCCTGTATTTATTTTGTTAATATGCATAGTTTCACTAGTTTAAATAAGAAGAATCCACAGAATTTGCTTATTTCTTGCTCTCTACTTATCTGTGTACTTATTGCAAAAATAAAGAACTGATTATATATGTTACCAGATTGTTAAGGTAGCCTTTTTCCTTCAACAGTTGTACAACATTTTTGGGTGGCATTGGGGCCTCAGATAGTCAGTTTCAGTTTTCATGCCGAAGTATTATACTATTATCACAGTAGAACAGACTCTACCAAATGTTCAGCATGTCATTTTTGAGTATCACATACTATTAACACACACTCTACCTGATGTTTAGTATGTACTTATTTGCAAACATTGTTTCAACCCTCTCTCCAAATAAACATACACTTGTCATTTAGAAAATTTACCCAATGTTTATGGTGAGATTTTGACATAGATTTTATATGAAAAAACATTGACATTTCCGTATAGTTTCTATGAAAATATGGCATTTCAAACAAAAGGTGATTAATATCTTGAGTTGAAAGTACTTTACATACTGAATATAATAACATCAATGTTATGTCATCTGTGTATTCTTTTTTATAGAGATTAATGGTCAAAGTTAAACATGCATTTGATTTTGACATAAGAACTGCTAAAactaaacgtattttgaattggagagacTAGATCTTATCATATCCTAAAATTTACTTTACACAGGGTTCTTGATATGTTGGGAATGACCCTGCTTCAACACATATTAAGGATTTCAACACATATTAAGGATGTCAAGTAGCTTGATTTCAAACTCAAGCCCATGTTTAACATCCCTCAAACCGTGCATCACGGCTAAAATGATATTAAAGGGCATATAAGAAAAGTAAAGTAAACTTGCCTTCGGAAGGATGCTCAAACCCGCAGTCCTGAATGGCGCGGAGAAGCTCCGGCTTGAGCAGGAAGTCTCTGAAGCCCGAGCTGTGGATCCCCACGTACCCCCTGTCGACACACACCGCGAAACCCCAATCGGTCAGATCAGACTACACAACCACGAAATCTAGCAAGCAAGAGCTCTCCCGTGGAACGTACTTCTTGACGACATCTGCGGAGCCGTTGGTGGCGGCGCCGTCGACGACATTCTCCACCTCTTCCTCATAGTCGACGAGGTCCTCCTCGTACACCTCGTTGTCCTTCGCCTCTCCCATCCTTCCTGCGGGCTGTGGTTGTCAGCAACATCATGAACGCATGGTATGAGCGTCACGGAACGCAGACGATGCGAACCGCCGAAATAGTCGCAGCAGAGCATCAAAACGCTCACCTCGAGATCTCGGGTAGAGGAGAATTAAACCGGGCGGTCCGCGGCGGTATCGACTGCAGAGAGAAGCGTCAAGCACGGCGATAAGAGGATGACGGGGGTTagattttggatctagggttcgTGGAGGATGAGaggaagctagggtttggaaccTCAGGGCGGATTCGTGCGCGAACCGAATTGAGAAGGAATCTGAGGGGTGCGTGCGAGACGAGGCCGCGGGTGGGCGAGAGGAGTTTTGAAGAGGCGATAGGTGTTCTAGCTCGAGGGCCTGACCGCCTGAGACCGTGGACGGCTGGATGCCACAGGGATCCGCCGCCCACTTCGCGTTGTGGTAGTACTCTGGTagagcagtttttttttttttttgacatagCCACGTAGTAGTCTTGTCAACTCGtttcaaaaaaacaaaaaaaaactccaagtgaatTTAACCACGCGTTTACATAGTATATAATTGGTTAttatatttctattttataCATGAAACTGTCGTTAAGACAAAAATAATAgatttattttagttttgtAGGTGAGATGACACAAGTAATACTGCCTATATTTTTCATATCATTAATCTCTATCCATTGTGGAAATCATATGTGCCTCGCCACCCTTAGCCATCGATGAGATCAACTTTGGGACATGAGTGGATCGAACTTTGCAGATATTTGAAAGTATCTAGCAAGTGGTCTAGAGGAGGGTTGAATAGGCCTTTTCCACCTATCATATGTGCCTCACCCCCTTGCCTGTTCTACCTATCATCCCCACATTCATTGTACTTTTTCCTAATATTTGTAAGAATCATAGCTAGAGACCCTAAAGCCCTAACCTCGTCTGATTAGAGGAGACAACTTCATTGTCCGAATCAAACAAATTTGGCCAATCTTAGTGGTATTTCATCATGTAGAGGTTTCATTTGCATTTAGTATCAACATATTTGATGATGACTTGTCAGGTTAATTATGAAAAAGAGATATAGAGAGCAGTTGCTAACATAAAAGTTGACATGGCAAACTTAATAACAACACCATGATACTCACTACTAAGGCTACCCTTATAGGCTGGTTTCGGCATGAATGGATATGAGAAAAATTAAGAATTGAATGCCATGAAAACACTCAGAATACTTATTTAGCATCGGAAAATGATGCAATTCCTTATTTAACATCAAAAGATAAATGTTCTCCAATATAGCATCGGCTTTATTTTTGGTTCCCCAAATAGCACTAATATTTTTAAATCTGACATCTAACATTGTTAACTTGGAGGGAAAAAAGACCGTTTTGCCTTTGTTTTTCATGTGTAGCACATTGTCCAAAATATGGTGATGTCATAGTTCATAAATAATCAATGTAGAGAAATGGTATTGCAAAAATTGTTCAGTGTATAAAATGTACTACCAAAATATGTTCACTGTCAAAAATGACACTTCATAAATAATCTCAGAGAAATGGTACTGCAAAAAATGTTCAATGTAAAAATAAACATACTAGCAAAATATGTTcaattttaaaaaaatggcATTATTGAAAATTTTGTTAATAAAATCACTTTAATGTGCTATTGGTGTTACACATGGAAAAGTAGGGACAATAAAGTCTATCGGAGATTTAAAACCACACAAACACATGCTATTGCATCTGACCATAGATTATATATATAACAAACATCAAACATACTCATTTGTAAATTATATGAATGATGAAGATTTAAAACCACACGTCCACACCAGACTATCGGAGacgattttgaaaaaaaaaataggagTAAAAAGGTATTTTTCATGTTCACAACATGCTCGTACACAGAACCACTACACATGCGGATTTGCGAACCCTCTGCGTTGGGTATCTGTgaaaataaaattttctacatgcGGTAATCTGGAACCGCCGGTTCAGTTATGCTGggcttttaaaaatagaaaaaaaagattTGTAAAATCACACATGGCTGATAGGATTTGAACCTAAGATCTCGCCCTCGCATGTAaactcctctaccactccacctatcacttagttgtgtcaatattagagtttagttcctcacatattatcctaaaccgagcatatattgattatttgaggccttAAACGGATTccaacgaaaaaagttgtcaactacgaagtttcataacttttgaaGATAAACTTTtgtattggtagtttctccatccgaggtaatttacaaaatttgaatttcaaatttgagaaaatcaaacatagttttcgatgacaagatgattttaaataaaaaaattatcaactacaaagtttcataacttttcgagatctacaactttcattttgatggttttttcaaacgaggtcatttgagaagctcaaaaaatttaatttcaaattatttctacatacggttttcttaagaaaatgtctgtagaaatatgattttcactagcagtttcttaggagaaccgcctctagaaatacatgatttctatagACGGTTTTGTTAGAAAAACCGCAGACAGTTTTTTAGTCGGGCAAGCCGATTTCTTTCCACAGGTGTTGTTTAAttgaaaccgcctgtaaaaattataTTCCACCGTCAGCGTAATGTTTCTTTGTACTAGTGTAAATAATATTTTACTTTCATAACAAATTAGCGAAACAAACTGGACTCTTATGTGCCTATGAGGCACGGCATGGATCTTTTTCTATTTGTGGTCTGGGTTATACATCCTATGTGTCACTATTTATTTGAACTTATCAACCCTGTTTATTAGTTATggtataatatttttttcataataaatcagcatcAGCTCATTTATCAGCCGAAAAGACCATAATTATCAAAATATTCAGTAAATTTTTTATGAATCTATTTAAATCGAGCCATAACTACAGTGTTATTGCGTACAGCTATATATCTAGCCATGAGGACCGAGGGGCCACATGCCCACATCGTATGGATGGGTGGACCTCGATCACTCACAAAGATATGCACTCCAAGGCTAGGTACAGTACGTACAGGTAGCGCCGAACGCCCCAACCGCCCAAGGGCTGCAGGAAACACGACGTAGATACGTTTCACATCAATGATAAGGATGCACGTGATTTTGCTGTCGTCCCATGCGTGTATTCACGTGTCACGAGCGATTTTTCTCCACCCGACAGTTCACACGACATTCGCCGTAGCAGCTAGTTAAACCGATGGAGCGCGATCGAGGCCAGGCGCCATCGGCCATCCACAGATCACGCGCGACTGACCGGCCGGGAGCGCACGGCGAGCTAGAACTAGAATGGCCACCACAGCCGGCGCCGGAGGCGCCGGGAAGCTGAAGCTGCTGGGCGCGTGGCCGAGCCCCTTCGTGAACCGCGTGCGCGTGGCGCTGCACCTCAAGGGCCTCGAGTACGAGAACGTGGAGGAGGACCTCACCAACAAGAGCGACCAGCTCCTCGCCTCCAACCCCGTCCACAAGAAGGTGCCCGTGCTCCTCCACGGCGACACGCCCGTCTCCGAGTCACTCGTCATCGTGGAGTACCTCGACGACGCCTTCCCCGGCGCCGGCCAAGCCCTCCTCCCCGCCGACCCCTATGAACGCGCCGTCGCTCGCTTCTGGGCCGCCTACGTCGATGGCAAGGTGCGCCTTgttgtttggctgataagccatgacagaaagtgtcgctaatttattatgagaaaaaataCTGCTTAATAGATTCGGCTGTGTTTTTTACTCACTGTCACTTGTAACGGCCAGTGCTAGTAT from Sorghum bicolor cultivar BTx623 chromosome 3, Sorghum_bicolor_NCBIv3, whole genome shotgun sequence encodes the following:
- the LOC110433915 gene encoding DEAD-box ATP-dependent RNA helicase 15, with protein sequence MGEAKDNEVYEEDLVDYEEEVENVVDGAATNGSADVVKKGYVGIHSSGFRDFLLKPELLRAIQDCGFEHPSEVQHECIPQAILGMDVICQAKSGMGKTAVFVLSTLQQIDPVAGQVAALVLCHTRELAYQICHEFERFSKYLPELRVAVFYGGVHIKNHKDLLKNECPHIVVGTPGRILALARDKDLPLKNVRHFILDECDKMLESLDMRRDVQEIFKMTPHDKQVMMFSATLSKEIRPVCKRFMQDPMEIYVDDEAKLTLHGLVQHYIKLSEAEKNRKLNDLLDALDFNQVVIFVKSVSRAAELNKLLCECNFPSICIHSGMTQEERLTRYKNFKEGHKRILVATDLVGRGIDIERVNIVVNYDMPDSADTYLHRVGRAGRFGTKGLAITFVSSASDSDVLNQVQERFEVDIKELPEQIDTSTYMPS